One Panicum virgatum strain AP13 chromosome 9K, P.virgatum_v5, whole genome shotgun sequence genomic region harbors:
- the LOC120648929 gene encoding uncharacterized protein LOC120648929: MDRRILRSALCNGSGKNSAPSSPAAVSRSASVVGAGSKDAAAAGECKALLPRQRPPSGMARKGRKASKRRVQWKDRHGKKLTEVLEFQPSDSSDSDDEYMDTCICSIM; the protein is encoded by the exons ATGGATCGCCGCATCCTCAGGAGCGCGTTGTGCAATGGCAGCGGTAAGAACTCGGCcccttcctctccggcggcggtTTCACGGTCCGCGTCGGTCGTGGGCGCCGGCTCCaaggacgccgccgctgccggcgagtGCAAGGCGCTTCTGCCGCGGCAGCGGCCGCCCAGCGGCATGGCGCGGAAGGGCCGCAAGGCGTCCAAACGGCGTGTGCAGTGGAAGGATAGGCATGGCAAGAAGCTCACCGAGGTCTTGGAGTTCCAACCTAG CGACTCAAGCGACTCTGATGATGAATATATGGATACTTGCATATGCTCAATCATGTAA
- the LOC120647372 gene encoding splicing factor U2af large subunit B-like isoform X1 yields the protein MSRKIHSENDSQRITSEGTSARTRPLSIQDIMLRREKKAASEAKKTKEELQENDKGTSNHLEQGRGYKSRKDSKDMPVEGSKMKIRDASREESKRENPRVPREGPKKEDTRYTPKVVSKKENSKDRSKGGSKMDDLKDTPKFSEKEDLRDAPRKGSKKEIPSIRDDYHSVGNDKGIGNSQKLAKSMSSRADGSKDRNLGEIRARNGDAMRSEYLKGPGKRGNDEIIVNDRIKDRSEKLRNETKRKGRSFDNEKSSEVDRPMLKKLDSARFQDSKHFDRNDGRNEYAKPYHVDPRLKRRRSRSRDHDRERYGRSISPPPREQRHNYRGHDFGNYPPYYSMDKSRRKYAEVDKQRSFGSGGYSGGSHQRYESRLGGYSPRKRKTASQAVQATAKTPPPLIQSPEKKSATWDQPPVEAKQYKFPTTLQSTVGQMAPSTPSTTVETILPGNSFAADSVQLTQATRPLRRLHIENLPDSATEDRLIDCLNDFLLSTGVKYTQRSKPCLSCTINKEKRQAFAEFLTPEDATAALSFDGRSLNGSSLRIRRPKEYVEMVNVAPKKPAEKDGLISDVVADSPHKIFIAGVAGVISSEMLMEIASAFGPLAAYRFLFNDELGGHCAFLEYADRSITSKACAGLNGMMLGGCVLTAVHVFPNPPVELNYQVANETSPFYDIPDNAKSLLEEPTKVLQLKNVFDREEYMQLLKSELEETLEDVRIECARFGAVKSVNVVDYAADSDNAREDNIVELEDRPVEIEGTEFGGTENIAKSGSECPVPNQSIDILNHSDATETKDVDLIPESRDQKDKHVLLGAALCENEAPVADERTDIDDIQNKAVIPTSHHSETDEAAADVNKHTEAVEATRTAMDDDGVERRHQDLRTSEICRPAEPGEEVEEPARDWEQQGAVDVTEDHAEKVPAVVTSDTVFVFEPGSVLVEFLRKEAACMAAHSLHGRRFGNRTVYTGYVPYDLYLKKYPR from the exons ATGAGTAGAAAAATACACAGTGAAAATGACTCTCAGAGAATCACTAGTGAAGGGACATCTGCGCGCACAAGACCTCTGAGCATTCAGGACATTATGTTGAGGCGTGAAAAAAAGGCTGCATCAGAAGCtaagaaaaccaaggaagagCTCCAAGAAAATGATAAGGGTACATCTAATCACTTGGAACAGGGAAGAGGATACAAAAGCAGAAAGGATTCCAAAGATATGCCTGTGGAAGGTTCAAAAATGAAGATTAGAGATGCATCGAGGGAGGAATCCAAGAGAGAAAATCCAAGAGTACCAAGGGAAGGCCCTAAAAAGGAGGACACGAGATATACACCAAAAGTGGTCTCCAAGAAGGAGAACTCTAAAGATAGGTCCAAAGGGGGTTCCAAGATGGACGACCTGAAAGATACACCGAAGTTCTCAGAGAAGGAAGACCTGAGAGATGCACCAAGGAAGGGCTCCAAGAAAGAGATACCCTCCATAAGAGATGACTATCATTCAGTTGGCAATGATAAAGGCATTGGTAATTCTCAGAAACTTGCCAAAAGCATGAGTAGCCGAGCTGACGGAAGCAAAGATAGGAACCTTGGTGAGATCAGAGCAAGGAATGGTGATGCAATGAGATCTGAATATCTGAAAGGACCTGGGAAAAGAGGGAATGATGAAATAATTGTCAATGATAGAATCAAGGATAGGAGTGAGAAGCTTCGAAATGAAACAAAGAGAAAAGGTCGCAGCTTTGATAATGAGAAGAGTTCAGAGGTTGATCGACCAATGTTGAAGAAACTGGACTCTGCACGGTTCCAAGATTCCAAACATTTTGATAGAAATGATGGAAGGAATGAGTATGCAAAACCATACCATGTAGATCCAAGGTTGAAAAGGAGAAGGTCTAGAAGCAGGGATCATGACCGCGAAAGATATGGCAGGTCTATCTCACCACCACCAAGGGAGCAAAGGCATAATTACCGTGGACACGATTTTGGCAATTATCCTCCATACTACTCAATGGATAAATCAAGGAGGAAGTATGCTGAAGTTGACAAACAAAGATCATTTGGGAGTGGTGGATACAGTGGTGGGTCACACCAAAGATATGAAAGTCGGCTTGGTGGATACTCACcaaggaaaaggaaaacagCATCACAAGCTGTGCAGGCAACTGCCAAGACTCCTCCCCCGCTCATTCAATCCCCAGAAAAGAAATCAGCCACATGGGATCAGCCTCCTGTGGAAGCAAAGCAATATAAATTCCCCACCACTTTACAGTCAACTGTTGGCCAGATGGCTCCATCTACTCCTTCAACTACAGTAGAGACAATATTGCCAGGGAATAGTTTTGCTGCAGATTCTGTCCAGCTTACACAAGCAACCCGCCCACTCAGGAGGTTGCACATTGAAAATTTGCCTGATTCAGCAACAGAGGATAGGTTAATTGACTGCTTGAATGACTTCTTGTTATCTACTGGTGTGAAATATACCCAGAGGTCTAAACCGTGCCTCAGTTGTACG ATAAACAAGGAAAAACGTCAGGCATTTGCTGAATTTCTTACACCAGAGGATGCTACGGCAGCTCTTTCTTTTGATGGAAGGTCTCTAAATGGATCTTCTTTGAGAATTCGACGCCCAAAAGAATATGTTGAAATGGTG AATGTAGCTCCTAAGAAGCCTGCTGAAAAGGATGGGTTAATATCTGACGTTGTTGCTGATTCACCGCACAAG ATTTTCATAGCAGGGGTTGCTGGAGTGATCTCATCTGAGATG CTCATGGAGATTGCTAGTGCATTTGGCCCATTGGCTGCGTACCGCTTTCTTTTCAATGATGAACTTGGTGGGCACTGTGCATTTCTTGAG TATGCCGATCGCTCCATTACATCCAAGGCATGTGCTGGCCTCAATGGGATGATGCTTGGTGGATGTGTACTGACTGCTGTCCATGTGTTTCCTAATCCTCCTGTGGAG TTGAATTATCAGGTTGCCAATGAGACTTCCCCATTTTATGATATCCCTGACAACGCCAAATCACTTCTTGAAGAACCCACTAAGGTCCTGCAGCTAAAAAATGTG TTTGACCGAGAAGAGTATATGCAACTTCTGAAATCTGAGCTGGAAGAGACATTGGAAGATGTACGTATTGAATGTGCAAG GTTTGGAGCGGTCAAGTCAGTAAATGTAGTTGACTATGCTGCTGATAGTGACAACGCCAGAGAAGATAACATAGTTGAGCTGGAAGACAGGCCAGTCGAGATTGAGGGCACTGAATTTGGTGGTACTGAAAACATTGCGAAGTCTGGATCAGAATGTCCTGTGCCGAATCAGAGCATAGATATTCTCAATCATTCTGATGCCACAGAAACTAAGGATGTAGATCTTATTCCAGAGAGTCGGGATCAGAAGGATAAACATGTCCTGTTAGGTGCAGCCCTTTGTGAGAATGAAGCACCCGTAGCAGATGAGCGCACAGACATAGATGACATTCAGAATAAAGCTGTTATCCCCACTTCGCATCATTCTGAAACTGATGAAGCAGCTGCGGATGTGAATAAACATACAGAAGCGGTGGAGGCCACCAGAACTGCAATGGATGATGATGGAGTAGAAAGGAGACATCAAGACCTAAGAACATCAGAGATCTGTAGACCTGCAGAGCCTGGAGAGGAAGTGGAGGAGCCTGCAAGGGACTGGGAACAACAAGGTGCTGTTGATGTGACTGAAGATCATGCAGAAAAAGTACCTGCTGTTGTGACTAGTGACACTGTTTTCGTGTTTGAACCTGGTTCTGTGCTTGTGGAGTTCTTGCGTAAGGAAGCTGCATGCATGGCCGCACATTCATTACATGGACGGCGTTTTGGCAACAGAACCGTTTATACTGGATATGTTCCATATGATCTCTACTTGAAAAAGTACCCTAGGTGA
- the LOC120647372 gene encoding splicing factor U2af large subunit B-like isoform X2, which produces MSRKIHSENDSQRITSEGTSARTRPLSIQDIMLRREKKAASEAKKTKEELQENDKGTSNHLEQGRGYKSRKDSKDMPVEGSKMKIRDASREESKRENPRVPREGPKKEDTRYTPKVVSKKENSKDRSKGGSKMDDLKDTPKFSEKEDLRDAPRKGSKKEIPSIRDDYHSVGNDKGIGNSQKLAKSMSSRADGSKDRNLGEIRARNGDAMRSEYLKGPGKRGNDEIIVNDRIKDRSEKLRNETKRKGRSFDNEKSSEVDRPMLKKLDSARFQDSKHFDRNDGRNEYAKPYHVDPRLKRRRSRSRDHDRERYGRSISPPPREQRHNYRGHDFGNYPPYYSMDKSRRKYAEVDKQRSFGSGGYSGGSHQRYESRLGGYSPRKRKTASQAVQATAKTPPPLIQSPEKKSATWDQPPVEAKQYKFPTTLQSTVGQMAPSTPSTTVETILPGNSFAADSVQLTQATRPLRRLHIENLPDSATEDRLIDCLNDFLLSTGVKYTQRSKPCLSCTINKEKRQAFAEFLTPEDATAALSFDGRSLNGSSLRIRRPKEYVEMVNVAPKKPAEKDGLISDVVADSPHKLMEIASAFGPLAAYRFLFNDELGGHCAFLEYADRSITSKACAGLNGMMLGGCVLTAVHVFPNPPVELNYQVANETSPFYDIPDNAKSLLEEPTKVLQLKNVFDREEYMQLLKSELEETLEDVRIECARFGAVKSVNVVDYAADSDNAREDNIVELEDRPVEIEGTEFGGTENIAKSGSECPVPNQSIDILNHSDATETKDVDLIPESRDQKDKHVLLGAALCENEAPVADERTDIDDIQNKAVIPTSHHSETDEAAADVNKHTEAVEATRTAMDDDGVERRHQDLRTSEICRPAEPGEEVEEPARDWEQQGAVDVTEDHAEKVPAVVTSDTVFVFEPGSVLVEFLRKEAACMAAHSLHGRRFGNRTVYTGYVPYDLYLKKYPR; this is translated from the exons ATGAGTAGAAAAATACACAGTGAAAATGACTCTCAGAGAATCACTAGTGAAGGGACATCTGCGCGCACAAGACCTCTGAGCATTCAGGACATTATGTTGAGGCGTGAAAAAAAGGCTGCATCAGAAGCtaagaaaaccaaggaagagCTCCAAGAAAATGATAAGGGTACATCTAATCACTTGGAACAGGGAAGAGGATACAAAAGCAGAAAGGATTCCAAAGATATGCCTGTGGAAGGTTCAAAAATGAAGATTAGAGATGCATCGAGGGAGGAATCCAAGAGAGAAAATCCAAGAGTACCAAGGGAAGGCCCTAAAAAGGAGGACACGAGATATACACCAAAAGTGGTCTCCAAGAAGGAGAACTCTAAAGATAGGTCCAAAGGGGGTTCCAAGATGGACGACCTGAAAGATACACCGAAGTTCTCAGAGAAGGAAGACCTGAGAGATGCACCAAGGAAGGGCTCCAAGAAAGAGATACCCTCCATAAGAGATGACTATCATTCAGTTGGCAATGATAAAGGCATTGGTAATTCTCAGAAACTTGCCAAAAGCATGAGTAGCCGAGCTGACGGAAGCAAAGATAGGAACCTTGGTGAGATCAGAGCAAGGAATGGTGATGCAATGAGATCTGAATATCTGAAAGGACCTGGGAAAAGAGGGAATGATGAAATAATTGTCAATGATAGAATCAAGGATAGGAGTGAGAAGCTTCGAAATGAAACAAAGAGAAAAGGTCGCAGCTTTGATAATGAGAAGAGTTCAGAGGTTGATCGACCAATGTTGAAGAAACTGGACTCTGCACGGTTCCAAGATTCCAAACATTTTGATAGAAATGATGGAAGGAATGAGTATGCAAAACCATACCATGTAGATCCAAGGTTGAAAAGGAGAAGGTCTAGAAGCAGGGATCATGACCGCGAAAGATATGGCAGGTCTATCTCACCACCACCAAGGGAGCAAAGGCATAATTACCGTGGACACGATTTTGGCAATTATCCTCCATACTACTCAATGGATAAATCAAGGAGGAAGTATGCTGAAGTTGACAAACAAAGATCATTTGGGAGTGGTGGATACAGTGGTGGGTCACACCAAAGATATGAAAGTCGGCTTGGTGGATACTCACcaaggaaaaggaaaacagCATCACAAGCTGTGCAGGCAACTGCCAAGACTCCTCCCCCGCTCATTCAATCCCCAGAAAAGAAATCAGCCACATGGGATCAGCCTCCTGTGGAAGCAAAGCAATATAAATTCCCCACCACTTTACAGTCAACTGTTGGCCAGATGGCTCCATCTACTCCTTCAACTACAGTAGAGACAATATTGCCAGGGAATAGTTTTGCTGCAGATTCTGTCCAGCTTACACAAGCAACCCGCCCACTCAGGAGGTTGCACATTGAAAATTTGCCTGATTCAGCAACAGAGGATAGGTTAATTGACTGCTTGAATGACTTCTTGTTATCTACTGGTGTGAAATATACCCAGAGGTCTAAACCGTGCCTCAGTTGTACG ATAAACAAGGAAAAACGTCAGGCATTTGCTGAATTTCTTACACCAGAGGATGCTACGGCAGCTCTTTCTTTTGATGGAAGGTCTCTAAATGGATCTTCTTTGAGAATTCGACGCCCAAAAGAATATGTTGAAATGGTG AATGTAGCTCCTAAGAAGCCTGCTGAAAAGGATGGGTTAATATCTGACGTTGTTGCTGATTCACCGCACAAG CTCATGGAGATTGCTAGTGCATTTGGCCCATTGGCTGCGTACCGCTTTCTTTTCAATGATGAACTTGGTGGGCACTGTGCATTTCTTGAG TATGCCGATCGCTCCATTACATCCAAGGCATGTGCTGGCCTCAATGGGATGATGCTTGGTGGATGTGTACTGACTGCTGTCCATGTGTTTCCTAATCCTCCTGTGGAG TTGAATTATCAGGTTGCCAATGAGACTTCCCCATTTTATGATATCCCTGACAACGCCAAATCACTTCTTGAAGAACCCACTAAGGTCCTGCAGCTAAAAAATGTG TTTGACCGAGAAGAGTATATGCAACTTCTGAAATCTGAGCTGGAAGAGACATTGGAAGATGTACGTATTGAATGTGCAAG GTTTGGAGCGGTCAAGTCAGTAAATGTAGTTGACTATGCTGCTGATAGTGACAACGCCAGAGAAGATAACATAGTTGAGCTGGAAGACAGGCCAGTCGAGATTGAGGGCACTGAATTTGGTGGTACTGAAAACATTGCGAAGTCTGGATCAGAATGTCCTGTGCCGAATCAGAGCATAGATATTCTCAATCATTCTGATGCCACAGAAACTAAGGATGTAGATCTTATTCCAGAGAGTCGGGATCAGAAGGATAAACATGTCCTGTTAGGTGCAGCCCTTTGTGAGAATGAAGCACCCGTAGCAGATGAGCGCACAGACATAGATGACATTCAGAATAAAGCTGTTATCCCCACTTCGCATCATTCTGAAACTGATGAAGCAGCTGCGGATGTGAATAAACATACAGAAGCGGTGGAGGCCACCAGAACTGCAATGGATGATGATGGAGTAGAAAGGAGACATCAAGACCTAAGAACATCAGAGATCTGTAGACCTGCAGAGCCTGGAGAGGAAGTGGAGGAGCCTGCAAGGGACTGGGAACAACAAGGTGCTGTTGATGTGACTGAAGATCATGCAGAAAAAGTACCTGCTGTTGTGACTAGTGACACTGTTTTCGTGTTTGAACCTGGTTCTGTGCTTGTGGAGTTCTTGCGTAAGGAAGCTGCATGCATGGCCGCACATTCATTACATGGACGGCGTTTTGGCAACAGAACCGTTTATACTGGATATGTTCCATATGATCTCTACTTGAAAAAGTACCCTAGGTGA
- the LOC120647373 gene encoding protein NPGR2-like codes for MSMQCLCSGDQMNRMDRAVQLSENIDIKDGMNRRYSSPNFVIDQHANNTGMEQAELSLQRVGSLNYEEARALLGRVEYQRGHIEEALRVFDGIKVSTLIPDMKISIARKVGQQKPRPYSSSPALPFHAVTVLMETIYLKALVLNDLGRFEEAARECSTILDIVESAVPEGLPSNFGNDCNLNETICRAVELLPELWKLGGFSLETLSSYRRALVTNWNLDAKTIAKIQKEFAIFLLYSGCEASPPKLRCQLDGLFVPQSNLEEAILLLLILLMKFNLRRIERDPTVMHHLAFALSVSGQLKPLARQFEALLPGILDNREWLYNVALCYLASDDDLTALDLLRRVLKSGEDSNSSKELLLASKICCENSALVGEGVLYARRALAIQHVGCDQMDVVAGLLLGISLSNQARYATTDIERSSQQHEALEVLGNAGKKAYNRDFGTIYSLSLENAVQRKLDTAARYAKKLLKLEAGSELKTWLLIARIMSAQKRFEDAECIVNAALDQAGKWSQGDLLQTKAKIQIAQGQFRKAIETYTQILSLIQLRMKSFGAGISVLQGTKTDKSLEIKTWYDLALLYLRMSQWKDAELCISKIKSIIPYSPFACHATGKLLEAKGLAKEALRAYSTALDLEPKHVPSLISTATVLRRLCEKPLPAIRCFLTDALRVDRTNHVAWFNLGLLYEDEGDSAANEAAECFKAAAVLEETAPAEPFR; via the exons ATGTCAATGCAATGCCTGTGCTCTGGGGATCAGATGAACAGGATGGATCGTGCAGTCCAATTATCTGAGAATATAGACATCAAGGATGGCATGAACAGGCGGTACTCATCTCCAAATTTTGTGATTGACCAGCATGCCAACAATACTGGTATGGAGCAAGCTGAGTTGTCCCTCCAGCGAGTTGGTTCCCTTAATTATGAG GAAGCAAGGGCATTGCTTGGAAGAGTAGAATACCAAAGAGGGCATATTGAAGAAGCACTTCGAGTATTTGATGGGATAAAAGTATCTACACTAATTCCTGATATGAAAATATCTATCGCCAGAAAAGTGGGCCAGCAAAAGCCTCGCCCATATTCCAGCTCTCCAGCACTGCCATTCCATGCTGTTACTGTACTGATGGAGACTATATATCTTAAGGCTCTAGTACTTAATGATCTTGGAAGGTTTGAAG AAGCTGCACGCGAGTGCAGTACAATATTGGACATTGTGGAATCTGCTGTACCTGAAGGTTTGCCATCCAACTTTGGAAATGATTGCAACCTGAATGAAACAATATGTAGAGCAGTTGAGTTACTTCCTGAGCTTTGGAAATTAGGAGGTTTTTCTCTTGAAACTCTCTCTTCATATAGGAGGGCTCTTGTTACTAACTGGAACCTTGATGCAAAGACCATTGCGAAAATACAGAAGGAATTTGCTATTTTTCTGTTATACAGTGGTTGTGAAGCGAGCCCTCCCAAACTTCGATGTCAATTGGATGGTTTATTTGTACCTCAGAGCAATCTGGAAGAAGCTATTCTTCTTTTATTGATTCTATTGATGAAGTTCAATCTTAGGAGGATTGAGAGGGATCCAACTGTGATGCATCACCTTGCTTTTGCACTATCTGTGTCTGGGCAGTTGAAACCTCTTGCTCGTCAGTTCGAGGCACTATTGCCTGGTATTCTGGACAATAGAGAGTGGTTGTACAATGTTGCATTGTGCTACCTAGCATCAGATGATGATTTAACTGCACTGGATCTGCTTAGAAGGGTATTGAAGTCTGGAGAAGATTCAAATAGTTCCAAAGAACTTCTCCTGGCTTCAAAAATTTGTTGTGAGAACAGTGCGCTTGTTGGAGAAGGTGTATTATATGCTCGCAGAGCCCTTGCCATTCAGCATGTGGGTTGTGATCAAATGGATGTTGTGGCAGGCCTTTTGCTTGGCATATCCCTTTCCAATCAAGCTAGATATGCTACAACTGACatagagagatcctctcagcaGCATGAAGCATTGGAGGTGCTTGGTAATGCTGGAAAGAAGGCGTATAACAGAGATTTCGGGACAATATACAGTCTCAGCCTTGAAAATGCTGTGCAGAGGAAATTAGATACAGCAGCTCGTTATGCAAAGAAGCTGTTGAAATTAGAGGCTGGGTCGGAATTGAAGACTTGGCTGCTTATAGCCCGAATAATGAGCGCCCAAAAACGATTTGAAGATGCTGAGTGCATCGTGAATGCTGCGTTAGATCAGGCTGGGAAGTGGTCTCAAGGAGATCTATTGCAAACTAAAGCCAAAATTCAGATTGCCCAGGGCCAATTTAGGAAAGCAATTGAGACATATACGCAGATTCTTTCTCTGATCCAACTTAGGATGAAGAGCTTTGGTGCTGGCATTTCTGTGTTGCAG GGTACTAAGACTGATAAAAGTCTGGAAATAAAGACATGGTATGATCTTGCCCTTTTGTACCTAAGAATGTCACAGTGGAAGGATGCAGAACTTTGCATATCCAAGATAAAATCTATCATCCCATATTCCCCCTTCGCTTGTCATGCTACAG GAAAGCTACTTGAAGCCAAAGGTTTGGCCAAGGAGGCTCTGCGAGCATATTCAACAGCGTTAGACCTTGAACCTAAACATGTACCAAGCTTGATATCAACAGCTACTGTTCTTCGACGGCTTTGCGAGAAACCCTTGCCTGCAATAAGATGCTTCCTAACTGATGCATTGCGAGTAGACAGAACAAACCATGTTGCTTGGTTCAACCTTGGCTTACTCTATGAAGATGAAGGTGACAGTGCAGCCAATGAAGCTGCTGAATGTTTTAAAGCAGCTGCTGTTCTTGAAGAAACTGCCCCCGCAGAACCTTTCAGATGA
- the LOC120647374 gene encoding cyclin-dependent kinase inhibitor 5-like — translation MGKYMRKGKVSGEVALMEVPGGALLGVRTRSRTLALQRAQRPPDKGDAEDAAAGEYLELRSRRLEKPHKDQPPAPAPKRGAGRKPAAASPALPDDDVEASFGENVLDFDAMERSTRETTPCSLIRNSEMISTPGSTTKSKSSNSMISRRRMEASVYRFIPSSLEMEEFFTAAEQQEQHTFREKYNFCPVNDCPLPGRYEWTRLDC, via the exons ATGGGGAAGTACATGCGCAAGGGAAAGGTGTCCGGGGAGGTCGCTCTCATGGAGGTCCCCGGCGGCGCGCTGCTCGGCGTCCGCACGCGCTCCCGCACGCTCGCGCTGCAGCGGGCGCAGAGGCCGCCCGACAAGGGGGACgcggaggacgccgccgccggggagtaCCTCGAGCTCCGCAGCAGGAGGCTCGAGAAGCCGCACAAGGACcagccgcccgcgcccgcgcccaagAGGGGCGCCGGGAGgaagcccgccgccgcgtcgcccgcgctgcccgacgacgacgtcgaggCCTCCTTCGGGGAGAACGTGCTCGACTTCGACGCCATGGAAAG GAGTACTAGAGAGACGACGCCTTGCAGTTTGATTAGGAACTCAGAGATGATAAGCACCCCAGGATCCACAACTAAAAGCAAATCCAGCAACTCGATGATTTCCCGTCGCAGAATGGAAGCCTCAGTCTACCGTTTCATACCGAGTTCACTTGAGATGGAAGAGTTCTTCACAGCGGCTGAACAACAGGAACAGCATACCTTCAGGGAGAA GTATAACTTCTGTCCTGTGAACGACTGTCCTCTTCCTGGACGGTACGAATGGACGAGGCTAGACTGCTAG